One genomic segment of Sanyastnella coralliicola includes these proteins:
- the nqrC gene encoding NADH:ubiquinone reductase (Na(+)-transporting) subunit C, whose amino-acid sequence MAVNKNSNGYTFFFAIAMVVVVGAILAITSVSLKERQQQNDADKKRMDILGAIKVESTRQNAADLFSQFVVERISVDYSGNLVEQASGKIDPNDKQDPFNIDVKKDYRSSIKGIVKTSGKNPEELENRLANADVNYPVFKCVKNDTTLYVCPMVGTGLWGPIWGYVALEEDFQTIYGAKFDHKTETPGLGAEIKEDFFTVKFEGKELNLEDPKTMFSVLKGGAVTNEHSVDGITGGTITSKGVDEMLNRTLPVYVKYFTNANDQRAER is encoded by the coding sequence ATGGCAGTAAATAAAAATAGCAACGGGTATACATTCTTCTTTGCGATCGCCATGGTAGTGGTGGTTGGAGCGATCTTGGCGATTACTTCGGTGTCACTCAAAGAGCGTCAGCAACAGAATGATGCAGATAAGAAGCGTATGGACATCCTGGGTGCAATCAAGGTAGAATCAACGCGTCAAAATGCGGCAGACTTGTTCTCACAGTTCGTGGTAGAACGCATTTCTGTTGATTACTCTGGAAACTTGGTGGAGCAGGCATCAGGGAAGATTGACCCGAATGACAAACAAGATCCATTCAATATTGACGTAAAGAAAGATTACAGGTCTTCGATCAAGGGAATCGTAAAAACTTCAGGAAAAAATCCGGAAGAACTTGAGAATAGACTTGCTAACGCAGATGTAAACTACCCAGTTTTCAAGTGTGTTAAAAATGACACTACGCTCTACGTATGCCCAATGGTCGGAACTGGTCTTTGGGGTCCAATTTGGGGTTATGTTGCTCTTGAAGAAGATTTTCAAACAATCTACGGAGCTAAGTTTGATCACAAAACAGAAACTCCAGGTCTTGGGGCTGAAATAAAGGAGGACTTCTTCACGGTAAAATTTGAAGGGAAAGAATTGAACCTTGAAGATCCGAAGACAATGTTCTCTGTCCTGAAAGGGGGAGCAGTTACGAACGAACACAGTGTAGACGGAATCACGGGAGGTACCATCACTTCGAAAGGGGTGGATGAAATGCTTAACCGTACACTTCCGGTTTACGTGAAATACTTTACTAACGCTAACGATCAACGCGCAGAACGATGA
- a CDS encoding T9SS type A sorting domain-containing protein, with protein MRIRTLLSAILMLFAIGANAQIVINEFQPDLDQVEIKNLGMMEVPVGNYFLCSFPIYTEIEDMTIVSGDLNLGPGEILVVSGHEMGDSDDELGLYILPQYSNSGAIIDYVEWGSSGHVRANVAIGAAIWSMGDFIPTVNAGESVQWDGEGDTSGDWFLGDDTFGAENLGGCDAEGGTISTDDPTEICAGDGEADPINVTLEGASGSNSAWVITDDQANILALPEGSPFDLEGAGGGVCLIWHLSFEDGLIGAEVGMNANDLEGCFSLSNAITVTRNGVAGGTLSTINDDNTFEICAGDGVADPIEVTLEGAEGQNSQYVITDDLGNILALPEGAGPFDLEGAGGGTCLIWHLSFEDGLEGAEVGMNANDLEGCYSLSNPVTVIRNGVAGGTISTEDETTICALDGEADPINVTLEGAEGSNFAWVITDDLGNILDLPANGPFDFDGAGEGVCLIWHLSFEDGLEGAEVGMNANDLEGCYSLSNPITVTRLVGDQCDCEAEGGTISTEDPTEICAGDGVADPINVTLEGASGSNSAWVITDDQGNILALPAGSPFNLEGAGGGVCLIWHLSFEDGLVGAEVGMNANDLEGCYSLSNAITVTRNGVAGGTLSTINDDNTFEICAGDGVADPIDVTLEGAEGQNSQYVITDDLGNILALPEGAGPFDLEGAGGGTCLIWHLSFEDGLEGAEVGMNANDLEGCYSLSNPVTVIRNGVAGGTISTEDPTTICALDDNPDPINVTLEGAEGSNSAWVITDDLGNILGLPEGGPFDLDGAGEGICLIWHLSFEDGLEGAEVGMNANDLEGCYSLSNPITVTRLVGEDCDCIVDGGTLTTENEDNTFEICAGDGVADPIDVTLSGAIGTNSAWVITDDAANILALPAGPPFDLEGAGGGTCLIWHLSFEDGLIGAEVGMNANDLEGCHALSNPVTVIRNGVNGGVLTTDNEDNTFEICAGDGIADPIDVTLEGNEGQNSQWVITDDEGNILALPAGGPFDLDGAGPGTCLIWHLSFEDGLTGAEVGMNANDLDGCYSLSNPVTVIRNGIAGGTVSTSDGETMVTVIVGDGDADEFEFASAESEGENFVFIVTDPSGEIIDILDGNTADFEGAPAGICYVYGFSYYGTLEAEVENNIADITSTGDCFQISENFVTIDRQPVGVYEVRVNALNAWPNPVNEAVTIELPEAVQNAQLTIYNTQGQIVLTTQMSGSGNQQVDVSQLATGAYHLHLTNGDQTYRVALLKQ; from the coding sequence ATGCGAATCAGAACTTTACTCTCAGCGATCTTAATGCTGTTTGCTATCGGTGCAAATGCACAGATCGTTATCAACGAATTCCAACCTGACTTGGACCAGGTGGAAATCAAAAACCTGGGAATGATGGAAGTGCCTGTAGGTAACTACTTCCTCTGCTCTTTCCCAATCTACACTGAAATTGAAGACATGACAATCGTCTCTGGAGACCTCAACCTAGGTCCAGGAGAGATCCTCGTTGTCTCGGGTCACGAGATGGGTGATTCAGATGACGAACTCGGACTTTACATCCTCCCTCAATACTCTAACTCCGGTGCAATCATTGACTACGTAGAATGGGGAAGCTCAGGCCACGTGCGCGCAAACGTTGCTATCGGTGCTGCAATCTGGTCGATGGGAGACTTTATCCCAACGGTTAATGCTGGAGAATCTGTGCAGTGGGACGGTGAAGGCGACACTTCAGGCGATTGGTTCCTTGGTGATGACACTTTCGGAGCTGAGAATCTCGGTGGATGTGACGCTGAAGGTGGAACAATCTCTACGGATGATCCAACAGAGATTTGCGCTGGCGATGGTGAAGCTGATCCGATTAATGTGACATTGGAAGGCGCTTCTGGTTCGAACTCTGCATGGGTAATCACAGATGATCAAGCGAATATCCTAGCACTACCTGAAGGTAGTCCATTCGACCTTGAAGGCGCTGGCGGTGGTGTTTGTCTGATCTGGCACTTGAGCTTTGAAGACGGACTCATTGGAGCTGAAGTGGGAATGAATGCGAATGACCTCGAAGGATGTTTCTCTCTATCAAACGCAATCACAGTGACACGTAATGGTGTTGCTGGTGGTACTCTTTCTACAATCAATGATGACAACACATTCGAAATCTGCGCTGGTGACGGTGTAGCTGATCCAATCGAAGTAACGCTTGAAGGTGCTGAAGGACAAAACTCTCAGTACGTTATTACTGATGATCTCGGGAACATCCTTGCACTTCCTGAAGGAGCTGGTCCATTTGACCTCGAAGGTGCTGGTGGCGGTACTTGCCTCATCTGGCACTTGAGCTTTGAAGACGGACTCGAAGGTGCAGAAGTTGGAATGAACGCAAACGATCTTGAAGGTTGTTACTCTCTTTCTAACCCTGTAACGGTAATCCGTAACGGTGTTGCTGGTGGAACCATCTCCACAGAAGACGAGACAACAATCTGTGCCCTTGATGGAGAAGCAGATCCAATTAACGTAACCCTAGAAGGTGCTGAAGGAAGCAACTTCGCATGGGTAATCACTGACGATCTCGGAAATATCCTTGATCTTCCGGCGAACGGTCCTTTCGACTTTGATGGCGCTGGTGAAGGTGTTTGTTTGATCTGGCACTTGAGCTTCGAAGATGGACTTGAAGGCGCTGAAGTTGGAATGAACGCGAATGACCTTGAAGGTTGTTACTCTCTTTCTAACCCGATCACCGTAACACGCCTTGTAGGTGACCAGTGTGACTGTGAAGCTGAAGGAGGAACAATCTCTACAGAAGATCCAACAGAGATCTGCGCTGGTGACGGTGTAGCTGATCCGATCAATGTGACATTGGAAGGAGCGTCAGGGTCAAACTCTGCATGGGTAATCACTGATGATCAAGGAAACATCCTTGCGCTTCCTGCAGGTAGTCCTTTCAACCTTGAAGGCGCTGGAGGTGGTGTTTGTCTAATCTGGCACTTGAGCTTTGAAGACGGACTCGTAGGAGCTGAAGTTGGAATGAACGCGAATGACCTCGAAGGTTGTTACTCTCTTTCTAACGCGATCACGGTAACACGTAATGGTGTTGCTGGTGGTACCCTCTCTACTATCAATGACGATAACACCTTCGAAATCTGCGCTGGCGACGGTGTAGCTGATCCAATCGATGTAACGCTTGAAGGTGCTGAAGGACAAAACTCTCAGTACGTTATTACTGATGACCTCGGTAACATTCTCGCGCTTCCTGAAGGAGCTGGTCCATTCGATCTCGAAGGAGCTGGTGGCGGTACTTGCCTCATCTGGCACTTGAGCTTCGAAGATGGACTCGAAGGTGCAGAAGTTGGAATGAACGCAAACGACCTTGAAGGATGCTACTCTCTATCGAACCCTGTAACGGTCATCCGTAACGGTGTAGCTGGAGGAACTATCTCTACAGAAGACCCAACAACAATCTGTGCATTGGATGACAACCCAGACCCAATCAACGTAACGTTGGAAGGTGCTGAAGGATCGAATTCTGCATGGGTAATCACTGACGATCTTGGAAACATCCTTGGTCTTCCTGAAGGTGGACCGTTTGATTTGGACGGAGCAGGAGAAGGAATCTGCCTGATCTGGCACTTGAGCTTTGAAGACGGACTTGAAGGTGCAGAAGTTGGAATGAACGCGAATGACCTTGAAGGTTGTTACTCTCTTTCTAACCCAATCACTGTAACACGTTTAGTTGGAGAAGATTGTGATTGTATTGTTGACGGTGGTACGTTGACTACTGAAAATGAAGACAACACATTTGAGATCTGTGCCGGTGACGGCGTAGCTGATCCAATCGATGTAACACTTTCTGGTGCTATCGGAACGAACTCTGCATGGGTCATCACTGATGACGCTGCAAATATCCTTGCGCTTCCTGCAGGACCTCCATTCGATCTTGAAGGCGCTGGTGGCGGTACTTGCCTCATCTGGCACTTGAGCTTCGAAGATGGACTGATTGGTGCTGAAGTTGGTATGAATGCAAATGACCTCGAAGGTTGTCACGCGCTTTCTAACCCAGTAACTGTCATCCGAAACGGAGTGAACGGTGGTGTATTGACTACAGACAATGAAGACAACACTTTCGAAATCTGTGCTGGTGACGGAATCGCTGATCCAATCGACGTAACACTCGAAGGTAACGAAGGACAAAACTCTCAGTGGGTGATCACTGACGACGAAGGCAATATCCTTGCACTTCCTGCGGGTGGTCCATTCGATCTTGACGGAGCTGGTCCTGGTACTTGCCTCATCTGGCACTTGAGCTTCGAAGATGGACTCACAGGAGCTGAAGTTGGTATGAACGCGAATGACCTTGACGGTTGTTACTCACTTTCTAACCCAGTAACGGTGATCCGTAATGGAATCGCAGGAGGTACGGTAAGTACTTCAGATGGTGAAACTATGGTTACCGTGATTGTTGGTGATGGTGATGCTGATGAATTTGAATTCGCTAGCGCGGAATCGGAAGGTGAAAACTTCGTATTCATCGTTACTGATCCTTCTGGAGAAATCATCGACATCCTAGACGGCAACACAGCTGACTTCGAAGGAGCACCAGCAGGTATCTGCTACGTATACGGATTCTCTTACTACGGAACGCTTGAAGCAGAAGTAGAGAACAACATCGCAGACATCACATCAACTGGAGATTGTTTCCAAATCTCAGAGAACTTCGTAACCATCGATCGCCAGCCTGTAGGAGTTTACGAGGTACGCGTAAACGCACTCAACGCTTGGCCAAACCCGGTCAACGAAGCAGTGACTATCGAACTTCCAGAAGCAGTGCAAAACGCACAGCTAACTATCTACAATACGCAAGGTCAGATCGTCTTGACGACGCAGATGAGCGGCAGCGGGAATCAGCAGGTTGACGTTTCCCAACTAGCTACCGGAGCATACCATCTACACCTAACCAATGGTGACCAAACGTATCGTGTGGCCCTGTTGAAACAATAA
- a CDS encoding NADH:ubiquinone reductase (Na(+)-transporting) subunit B, with translation MKALHNFLEKKVKPNFVEGGKLSRFWVVYDSLETFAFTPGHVTKKGAHIRDSIDLKRTMFLVIVAMVPALLFGMWNVGHQYYLSIGEITTADPYSAMLWEKFQVGLVKTLPLIVVSYGVGLGIEFIFAGLRKHSINEGFLVSGMLIPLIMPVDVPLWMVAVATAFAVIIGKEVFGGTGMNILNVALTARAFLFFAYPKQMSGEIWIHDVAASATNGMLADGYTGATALGHLANTVGKPVDGEVAGSVMGMFGDAGMYSFMDSFLGLIPGCIGETSALAILIGAGILIWTGIGSWRIMLSFLIGGLAMGAIFNAFGANAYMTLPAVHQIVIGGFMFGMVFMATDPVTAAQTNTGKLIYGFFGGFFSIMIRVFNPAYPEGVMMAILFMNVMAPMIDHYVIQANIKRRMKRTALATAAA, from the coding sequence GTGAAAGCACTTCATAATTTTCTAGAGAAGAAGGTAAAGCCGAATTTCGTTGAAGGAGGGAAGCTCTCGCGCTTCTGGGTGGTTTATGATTCACTCGAAACCTTCGCATTCACGCCAGGTCACGTTACTAAGAAAGGAGCTCACATCCGTGATAGCATCGACCTGAAGCGTACCATGTTCTTGGTGATCGTTGCCATGGTTCCAGCACTGTTGTTTGGAATGTGGAATGTTGGTCACCAATACTACCTATCAATTGGAGAAATCACTACAGCTGACCCATACAGCGCAATGCTGTGGGAGAAATTCCAAGTAGGACTGGTGAAAACACTACCGTTGATCGTTGTATCATACGGTGTCGGACTCGGAATCGAGTTCATATTTGCAGGACTTAGAAAGCACTCAATCAATGAAGGTTTCCTTGTATCAGGGATGCTTATTCCATTAATTATGCCAGTGGATGTACCATTATGGATGGTAGCGGTTGCTACTGCCTTCGCGGTAATCATTGGTAAAGAGGTGTTTGGTGGTACTGGAATGAACATCTTGAACGTCGCACTTACGGCGCGTGCATTCTTGTTCTTTGCTTACCCGAAACAAATGTCAGGTGAGATTTGGATCCACGACGTAGCGGCTTCTGCAACTAACGGAATGTTGGCTGACGGTTACACAGGTGCGACAGCGCTTGGTCACCTAGCGAACACTGTTGGTAAGCCAGTCGATGGCGAAGTCGCAGGAAGTGTCATGGGTATGTTCGGAGACGCGGGCATGTACTCGTTCATGGATTCATTCCTAGGATTGATTCCTGGATGTATCGGTGAAACAAGTGCACTTGCCATCCTTATCGGAGCTGGAATCTTGATCTGGACAGGTATTGGTAGCTGGAGAATCATGTTGAGCTTCCTTATCGGAGGTTTGGCCATGGGAGCCATCTTCAATGCATTCGGAGCGAACGCTTACATGACGCTACCAGCAGTTCACCAAATCGTCATTGGTGGATTCATGTTCGGTATGGTCTTCATGGCAACTGACCCGGTAACAGCGGCACAAACGAACACAGGTAAACTCATCTACGGATTCTTTGGAGGTTTCTTCTCGATTATGATCCGTGTATTCAACCCTGCTTATCCAGAAGGGGTGATGATGGCTATCCTGTTTATGAACGTAATGGCTCCTATGATTGACCACTACGTAATTCAAGCGAACATCAAACGTCGAATGAAACGAACTGCACTCGCTACGGCGGCTGCGTAA
- a CDS encoding NADH:ubiquinone reductase (Na(+)-transporting) subunit D — MSTEVKEVEKAVEKKSEPLFSKKNRKLLSDPLNDSNPITVQVLGICSALAITVQLQQAVIMSLSVLFVMIGGNVIVSLLRNAIPDRIRIIVQLVVIAALVIIVNEVLKAFLPDISEKLSVFVGLIITNCIIMGRLEAFALGNKPGPSFLDAIGNAMGYAWILLAVSIVREIFGSGAISFPGMGQVKFFDPDWSGWMANGGFYENNNLMILPPMALVVVGVIIWIQRARNTKLIEEN, encoded by the coding sequence ATGAGCACTGAAGTAAAAGAAGTAGAAAAAGCGGTTGAGAAGAAGTCTGAGCCACTATTCTCGAAAAAGAATAGGAAGCTGCTTTCAGACCCTCTGAATGATTCCAACCCAATTACTGTTCAGGTACTAGGTATCTGCTCAGCACTCGCGATTACAGTACAGCTTCAACAGGCTGTGATTATGTCACTCTCAGTATTGTTCGTAATGATTGGAGGTAACGTAATCGTATCGTTGCTTCGTAACGCGATTCCTGATCGAATCCGAATCATCGTGCAGCTTGTTGTTATTGCAGCACTTGTAATTATCGTAAATGAAGTTCTGAAAGCCTTCCTACCAGACATCTCTGAGAAGCTGTCGGTATTCGTAGGTCTTATCATCACGAACTGCATCATCATGGGACGTCTAGAGGCATTTGCTCTAGGTAACAAGCCAGGACCATCATTCCTTGATGCGATTGGTAACGCCATGGGTTACGCTTGGATTCTTTTGGCCGTATCTATCGTGCGTGAGATCTTCGGTTCCGGAGCGATTTCATTCCCAGGGATGGGTCAGGTGAAATTCTTTGACCCAGATTGGTCAGGATGGATGGCTAATGGAGGATTCTATGAAAACAACAACTTGATGATCCTTCCTCCAATGGCCCTTGTGGTTGTGGGTGTGATCATCTGGATCCAGCGTGCACGTAACACTAAATTGATCGAAGAAAACTAA
- a CDS encoding DUF5103 domain-containing protein, whose amino-acid sequence MNNLSFSHILLTISTLVVSISCTVSDSSVSHTAPIVTETDSEYFHDYRNIDRIYEPYIRTVLLHPVDNPLLAPIIDLNSPAQLELRFDDLHGGFKDYWISVTHCDYEWNDSDLLASEYIQGFQELMINDIEQSFNTVQNYTNYAINWPNDMSKPMLSGNYILKVYEEGYEEEPVFTRRIVVTEQLSRFRPQVKASTIVADRRYRQEVDFDLIEAEYKLYDPYSDLEVAILQNHRWDNAITGLKPVFMKGTELVYDFDEENNFDGLNEFRWFDSKSLRYAAVGTDSIREIKGEWHYYLQPDLRRTYEVYRTDRDINGEFLIRNDDFDDHLESQYIYTHFYLPFDEQLYQQEVYIIGGFNQWDHFEENRMTWNPRKKRYECTLYLKQGYYNYMYSIVSADHPNGTQAFIEGNHQMTENEYTILAYYSDPAGYDRVIGVLTTDSFNGQ is encoded by the coding sequence TTGAATAACTTGTCTTTCAGCCACATTTTACTGACGATTTCAACACTCGTTGTTAGCATCTCATGCACAGTTTCAGACTCGTCTGTCAGTCATACGGCCCCAATTGTCACTGAAACCGATTCTGAATACTTTCATGACTACCGCAATATTGACCGGATCTATGAACCGTACATCAGAACTGTACTGCTTCACCCGGTTGACAACCCTCTCCTCGCTCCTATCATTGATCTGAATTCCCCAGCCCAGCTGGAATTGCGCTTTGATGATCTACATGGAGGCTTTAAAGATTATTGGATCAGCGTCACCCATTGTGATTATGAGTGGAACGATAGTGACCTGCTCGCATCAGAATACATTCAAGGGTTTCAAGAGCTCATGATCAACGACATCGAACAAAGCTTCAATACAGTACAGAACTACACAAACTACGCTATCAATTGGCCTAATGACATGAGCAAGCCCATGCTCAGTGGGAACTACATCCTAAAAGTATATGAGGAAGGCTATGAAGAAGAACCTGTGTTCACAAGAAGGATCGTTGTCACTGAACAACTTTCCCGTTTCCGACCGCAGGTCAAAGCATCAACCATCGTAGCAGACAGACGTTACCGCCAAGAAGTAGATTTTGACCTCATCGAGGCCGAGTACAAGTTATATGACCCTTACAGCGACCTTGAAGTTGCTATTCTACAAAACCATCGATGGGACAACGCCATCACAGGCCTCAAGCCAGTCTTTATGAAGGGCACTGAACTCGTCTATGACTTTGATGAGGAGAACAACTTCGACGGACTGAATGAATTCAGATGGTTTGATTCCAAAAGCCTGAGGTATGCTGCCGTGGGCACTGACAGTATTCGTGAAATCAAAGGTGAATGGCACTATTACCTCCAGCCTGATTTAAGACGCACGTATGAAGTCTATCGAACAGATCGTGATATCAATGGCGAATTCCTCATTCGCAACGACGACTTCGATGACCATCTTGAATCACAGTATATTTATACGCACTTCTACCTCCCTTTCGATGAGCAACTCTACCAACAAGAGGTCTATATCATCGGCGGATTCAATCAGTGGGATCACTTCGAAGAAAATAGGATGACATGGAACCCGAGAAAGAAGCGCTACGAATGTACCCTCTACCTCAAACAAGGTTATTATAATTACATGTACAGCATCGTTTCAGCCGATCATCCGAACGGAACCCAAGCATTTATTGAGGGGAATCACCAGATGACAGAAAACGAGTATACCATCCTCGCCTATTACTCTGACCCCGCTGGTTATGATCGAGTGATCGGTGTTCTTACCACAGATTCCTTCAACGGACAGTAG
- a CDS encoding Na(+)-translocating NADH-quinone reductase subunit A, translating to MAKAIRIRKGSDIRLVGVADKTLENPARTDLYAVKPTDFHGLTPKLVAREGDRVKAGDVLFFDKYNDSIKYNAPVSGTVDEVVRGEKRRILEVRIKADAQNEFKDFGAKSASSMSAADLRAHLLEGGCWPLIQQRPFAIVANPESTPKSIFIAGFDSSPLAPDGDFVMEGEADNFKEGLAALKVLADGKPVHLGVRPDSKAFNGVDAQVHQVSGPHPAGNPGVQIHHIDPINKGEVVWTIAAQDVANIGRFLRTGKFDMQRVVALTGAQVNQPKYYRVTVGANVSSMLNGQIKDDNTRVISGNVLTGDHITTDGFLGYYHHQITAIPEGKEPKFLLTDGWLSPGLKKFSLSHAYPTWLMPKSKRFNLDTNSNGEDRAFVVTGQYEKVFPFDIYPVQLVKSIIVNDIDSMEKLGIYEVAPEDFALCEYACTSKIEVQDIVREGLDTIMKEFS from the coding sequence ATGGCGAAAGCGATTCGTATACGTAAGGGTAGTGATATCAGACTCGTAGGAGTAGCTGATAAAACCCTTGAAAATCCTGCACGGACTGACCTATATGCGGTCAAGCCGACTGACTTCCACGGTCTTACACCGAAACTCGTTGCGCGAGAAGGTGACCGCGTGAAAGCAGGTGATGTCCTCTTTTTTGATAAGTACAATGACTCGATCAAGTACAACGCTCCCGTTAGTGGAACTGTTGACGAGGTCGTACGTGGTGAAAAACGCCGCATTCTAGAAGTACGTATCAAAGCTGATGCCCAAAATGAATTTAAAGACTTCGGAGCAAAGTCTGCGAGCTCAATGAGCGCTGCTGATCTTCGTGCTCACTTGTTGGAAGGAGGCTGCTGGCCGCTTATCCAACAGCGTCCGTTCGCTATTGTTGCGAATCCGGAGAGCACACCAAAGTCGATCTTCATTGCTGGTTTCGACAGTTCACCACTAGCACCTGACGGTGACTTCGTGATGGAAGGAGAAGCTGACAACTTCAAAGAAGGTCTGGCTGCTTTGAAAGTTCTTGCTGATGGAAAACCAGTTCACCTGGGTGTTCGTCCTGACAGCAAAGCCTTCAACGGCGTTGATGCACAGGTTCACCAAGTGAGTGGTCCACACCCAGCTGGAAACCCAGGGGTTCAGATCCATCACATTGATCCGATTAACAAAGGTGAAGTCGTTTGGACGATTGCAGCGCAGGATGTAGCGAACATCGGAAGATTCCTTCGCACTGGTAAGTTTGATATGCAGCGTGTTGTTGCATTGACTGGTGCTCAAGTGAATCAACCGAAGTACTACCGAGTTACTGTAGGAGCCAACGTCTCATCTATGCTTAACGGCCAAATCAAGGATGATAATACTCGTGTCATCAGCGGAAACGTTTTGACAGGTGATCACATCACTACCGATGGCTTCCTTGGTTACTACCATCACCAGATCACGGCTATTCCTGAAGGGAAGGAGCCAAAGTTCTTGTTGACTGATGGTTGGTTGAGCCCAGGATTGAAGAAGTTCTCTCTTTCACACGCTTACCCAACGTGGTTGATGCCAAAGAGCAAACGATTCAACTTGGATACCAATTCAAATGGTGAAGATCGCGCCTTCGTTGTTACCGGACAGTACGAGAAGGTATTCCCATTTGACATCTATCCAGTTCAATTGGTGAAGTCGATCATCGTCAACGATATCGATTCGATGGAAAAACTAGGGATCTACGAAGTAGCTCCCGAGGATTTCGCGCTTTGTGAATACGCTTGTACCTCAAAAATTGAAGTTCAAGACATTGTTCGCGAAGGGTTGGATACCATCATGAAAGAATTTAGTTAA
- the nqrE gene encoding NADH:ubiquinone reductase (Na(+)-transporting) subunit E, protein MEYFSIFVKGIFIENMIFAYFLGMCSYLAVSKTVKTAVGLGFAVIFVLGITVPINYLLENYVLAEGALTWISPEYATVDLSFLSFIMFIAVIASMVQLVEMIVEKFAPALYGALGIFLPLIAVNCSILGGALFMQERQYPSIGEATVFGLGSGVGWWLAIVAIAAIREKIRYSHVPAPLRGLGITFIITGLMGMAFMSFMGIEI, encoded by the coding sequence ATGGAATACTTTAGCATATTCGTAAAAGGTATCTTTATTGAGAACATGATCTTCGCCTACTTCTTGGGGATGTGTTCTTATCTAGCGGTATCAAAGACAGTTAAGACGGCGGTTGGTCTTGGTTTCGCCGTGATCTTCGTACTCGGAATCACTGTACCGATCAACTACCTACTAGAAAACTACGTACTGGCAGAAGGGGCCCTCACCTGGATCTCTCCTGAGTACGCAACAGTAGACCTCAGCTTCCTCAGCTTTATCATGTTCATCGCCGTAATTGCGTCGATGGTACAGTTGGTTGAGATGATCGTTGAGAAGTTCGCTCCAGCACTTTACGGAGCACTTGGAATCTTCCTACCACTTATCGCAGTAAACTGTTCGATCCTTGGTGGTGCACTCTTCATGCAAGAGCGCCAGTACCCATCGATCGGGGAGGCAACTGTATTCGGACTTGGTTCTGGAGTTGGATGGTGGCTAGCGATTGTTGCGATTGCAGCCATCCGTGAGAAGATCCGCTACTCTCATGTACCTGCTCCGCTTCGCGGACTAGGAATTACATTCATCATTACTGGTTTGATGGGAATGGCGTTCATGAGCTTTATGGGAATTGAAATTTAA